A stretch of the Gammaproteobacteria bacterium genome encodes the following:
- a CDS encoding nitrile hydratase subunit alpha codes for MDADGLLVSRAEEDSDFRERLLRNPRETIETEFGVTLAEDHEIRVHEESYTATHVVLPPQSKLSEAEREAARTGAASLEFLRRTLHDPAPPLRPFAPKEKGVRSSATSGALARAAREGIRRGLAFLESMIDENGAWHCIRFNVADPEIPRHFERPPFVSALCALALESSDEPRARAICTATKAYLIDTIEYPGFWRYYRHLPPDLDSTALCSLVIGTHPWIWLGRNVPGMLANRDEEGRFMTWVLAEDEPDVVSRFRIEADPVVNANVLACLGNHPGTRGAQRWLEALVTEGNLDGSSKWYPDTVTIYHAITRALIRAKPALDPLRPILADRILGLRDEKGGFGNVLQTAQAVSALHNIGSLERIDAKREVERLLSSQRGDGSWPELLAFGDQSLKWGVAGQIGHGSEAVTSAFCIEALECLVEVLGA; via the coding sequence ATGGACGCGGACGGTCTCCTCGTATCAAGAGCTGAAGAAGACAGCGACTTTCGTGAACGTCTTCTCCGGAACCCCAGGGAGACAATCGAGACGGAATTCGGCGTGACGCTGGCCGAGGACCATGAGATTCGCGTGCACGAAGAGTCGTATACCGCGACGCATGTCGTGCTCCCGCCGCAGAGCAAGCTCAGCGAGGCCGAACGAGAGGCGGCGAGGACCGGTGCGGCATCGCTCGAGTTTCTTCGAAGGACACTCCACGACCCCGCGCCGCCCCTTCGGCCCTTTGCACCAAAAGAAAAGGGGGTCCGAAGCAGCGCCACCTCCGGGGCGCTGGCCAGGGCAGCGAGGGAAGGGATCCGCCGCGGGCTTGCCTTCCTGGAGTCCATGATCGACGAGAATGGGGCCTGGCACTGCATCCGGTTCAATGTGGCCGACCCGGAGATCCCAAGGCATTTCGAAAGGCCTCCTTTCGTGTCGGCTCTCTGCGCGCTTGCCCTTGAGAGCTCCGATGAGCCGCGGGCCAGGGCGATATGCACCGCTACGAAGGCGTATCTCATCGACACCATCGAATACCCCGGATTCTGGCGGTACTATCGTCACCTGCCCCCGGATCTCGACAGTACCGCGCTCTGTTCGCTCGTCATCGGGACCCACCCCTGGATCTGGCTGGGGAGGAACGTTCCGGGCATGCTGGCAAATCGCGACGAGGAAGGCCGCTTCATGACCTGGGTGCTGGCGGAAGACGAACCCGACGTCGTGTCGCGCTTTCGTATCGAGGCCGACCCGGTCGTCAATGCGAATGTCCTCGCCTGCCTGGGCAACCATCCGGGAACCAGGGGCGCCCAGCGATGGCTGGAAGCCCTGGTGACCGAGGGCAACCTCGATGGCTCGTCGAAGTGGTATCCCGACACGGTCACGATCTACCACGCGATCACGCGCGCGCTGATTCGTGCGAAGCCCGCCCTCGATCCCCTGCGGCCGATACTCGCGGATCGTATCCTCGGCCTCCGTGACGAGAAGGGAGGATTCGGCAATGTCCTTCAGACCGCTCAGGCGGTGTCGGCGCTCCACAACATCGGAAGCCTCGAGCGGATCGACGCGAAGCGCGAGGTGGAGAGACTGTTGAGCTCGCAGCGCGGGGACGGCAGCTGGCCGGAGCTGCTCGCGTTCGGCGACCAGTCGTTGAAGTGGGGCGTGGCAGGGCAGATCGGGCATGGCTCCGAGGCCGTGACCTCCGCGTTCTGCATTGAGGCCCTGGAGTGTCTCGTCGAAGTGCTGGGGGCCTGA
- a CDS encoding TOMM precursor leader peptide-binding protein: MAAEKDARPRRGILTRTTRADRGIVKLPALAPHLRFHEIDEAQVLLVSESFNTLLHGKLHCDLLPLLDGRHAWDEIVAALEGAHAAPDVLAAIAAFAAKGYLVSADHGMDRCEAAYWSSLGASPRWVEERLAQSRVTVEGDDGGLGRHLEANGARVGTGEPTLAVVVCGDYLEAHLAEVNRRRLEAGAPWAPVRPNGVEPLFGPIFPADRKGPCRDCLAYRLRSHREVHGFLRNVAGEEAAFRPFAARPQVLEAMYGLIAAEIVKWLVLGESAPIHEHAIAMDLATFASSQHRVVRRPQCLACGDEALHRPDRPPAPVSLKASPKAHRTSGGARAVAPEATLAKYRHLVSPISGVVTWLSRTTDEADSWLHVYWAGSNLGMRSRSLSSLRRSLRSKSAGKGSTRQQSKVSALCEAVERYSGARHGDEIRIRKRFVEFAGKEEAIHPNEVQLFSESQLDDAASINAKGHPYNIVPPRLEPDAEIDWTPVWSLTQQRHRYLPTSLLYSTSAEERGPADLIADSNGCAAGNTLEEAILQGFYELAERDAFAIWWYNRLRVPAVDLSSFDDEYIAAASDYYGRHERDLWMLDVTSDIGIPTFVALSRRPDARTEDIIYGAGTHADPRIAALRALCELNQCLTWLPRPGAGDGRPRIDDPLALWWWKTARLADCAWLAPAPDEPPRTASHYPVTESADTREDVENCRALVEARGLEFLVLDQTRPDIGMPVARVIVPGMRHFWARFAPGRLYDVPVKMGYREPSLAEADLNPAPVIA, from the coding sequence ATGGCAGCGGAGAAGGACGCGCGTCCCCGGCGCGGGATCCTGACCCGAACGACTCGTGCGGACCGGGGCATTGTCAAGCTTCCCGCGCTCGCGCCACACCTCCGATTCCATGAAATCGACGAGGCGCAGGTGCTTCTCGTCTCCGAGTCGTTCAATACGCTACTGCACGGCAAGCTGCACTGTGATCTGCTGCCGCTGCTCGACGGTCGGCACGCCTGGGACGAGATTGTCGCGGCCCTCGAGGGCGCCCATGCGGCGCCCGATGTCCTGGCGGCCATTGCCGCGTTCGCGGCCAAGGGCTATCTGGTCTCCGCCGACCACGGCATGGATCGGTGCGAGGCAGCCTACTGGTCGTCGCTTGGCGCGTCGCCGCGCTGGGTCGAGGAGCGGCTGGCGCAGTCGCGCGTCACGGTTGAGGGTGACGACGGCGGGCTCGGCCGGCATCTGGAGGCGAACGGCGCCAGGGTGGGGACCGGCGAGCCGACGCTCGCCGTTGTTGTCTGCGGCGACTATCTCGAAGCACATCTCGCGGAGGTAAATCGGCGCCGGCTCGAGGCGGGAGCGCCGTGGGCGCCGGTGCGGCCAAACGGCGTGGAGCCGCTCTTCGGCCCCATCTTTCCGGCGGACAGGAAGGGACCCTGCCGGGATTGCCTCGCGTACCGCCTGCGCAGTCACCGGGAAGTCCACGGTTTCCTGCGTAACGTCGCCGGCGAGGAAGCCGCCTTCAGGCCGTTCGCGGCTCGGCCCCAGGTGCTGGAAGCGATGTACGGGCTGATCGCGGCGGAGATCGTCAAATGGCTGGTGCTGGGTGAGTCGGCCCCGATTCACGAACATGCAATCGCGATGGATTTGGCCACATTCGCAAGTTCACAGCATCGGGTCGTGCGTCGGCCACAGTGCCTGGCCTGCGGCGACGAAGCCTTGCACCGGCCGGATCGACCACCGGCGCCGGTGTCTCTGAAGGCGAGCCCCAAGGCTCATCGCACCAGCGGCGGCGCGCGTGCCGTGGCGCCGGAAGCCACCCTGGCGAAATACCGCCACCTGGTGAGCCCGATCAGTGGTGTCGTGACCTGGCTGTCGCGCACCACCGATGAGGCCGACTCCTGGCTGCACGTCTACTGGGCCGGGAGCAATCTCGGCATGAGAAGCCGGAGCCTGAGTTCGCTCAGGCGCAGCCTGCGCAGCAAGAGCGCCGGCAAGGGCAGCACACGACAGCAGTCCAAGGTCAGCGCCCTCTGCGAGGCGGTCGAGCGCTATTCGGGTGCCCGTCATGGGGACGAGATCCGTATCCGCAAGCGATTCGTCGAGTTCGCCGGCAAGGAAGAGGCGATCCACCCCAACGAGGTGCAGCTGTTCAGCGAGAGTCAGCTCGACGATGCGGCGAGCATCAACGCGAAGGGCCACCCCTACAACATCGTCCCGCCGCGTCTCGAGCCCGACGCCGAAATCGACTGGACGCCGGTGTGGTCGCTGACGCAGCAGCGGCACCGCTACCTGCCGACATCCCTCCTCTACAGCACGTCGGCCGAGGAGCGCGGCCCCGCGGATCTGATCGCCGATTCGAACGGGTGCGCCGCGGGCAACACCCTGGAAGAGGCCATCCTGCAGGGCTTCTACGAACTGGCTGAGCGCGATGCGTTCGCCATCTGGTGGTATAACCGGTTGCGAGTTCCGGCAGTCGATCTATCCAGCTTCGACGACGAGTACATCGCAGCGGCCTCGGACTACTACGGCCGCCACGAGCGGGATCTATGGATGCTCGACGTCACCTCCGATATCGGCATCCCCACCTTCGTTGCGCTCTCGCGCCGGCCGGACGCCCGGACCGAGGACATCATCTACGGTGCCGGGACCCACGCCGACCCGCGCATAGCAGCCCTGCGCGCGCTTTGCGAATTGAACCAGTGCCTCACCTGGCTGCCGCGTCCCGGGGCGGGGGACGGCCGGCCCAGGATCGATGATCCGCTGGCCCTCTGGTGGTGGAAGACCGCTCGGCTCGCCGACTGTGCCTGGCTGGCGCCGGCGCCGGACGAGCCGCCCCGCACGGCTTCGCACTATCCGGTGACCGAATCGGCGGACACGCGCGAAGATGTGGAGAATTGCCGCGCGCTCGTCGAGGCGAGGGGGTTGGAGTTCCTTGTGCTGGATCAGACGCGGCCCGATATCGGCATGCCCGTGGCGCGGGTCATCGTGCCGGGCATGCGCCACTTCTGGGCGAGGTTTGCGCCCGGGCGCCTGTACGACGTGCCCGTCAAGATGGGCTACCGTGAGCCCTCCCTCGCCGAAGCCGACCTGAACCCCGCGCCCGTGATCGCGTGA
- a CDS encoding NHLP leader peptide family RiPP precursor, producing the protein MRSGDEMLAQVVEKFAVDADFREQLLADPKAAISSELGITIPDSMNIRVHESDMQTVHLALPPDSHITEEQMEAISAGLCCCW; encoded by the coding sequence ATGAGAAGCGGCGATGAAATGCTGGCGCAAGTTGTTGAGAAGTTCGCCGTGGACGCGGATTTCAGGGAACAGCTTCTCGCAGATCCAAAGGCTGCGATCAGCAGCGAATTGGGCATTACGATTCCCGATTCGATGAACATCCGGGTCCATGAGAGCGACATGCAGACGGTGCACCTCGCGTTGCCGCCGGACTCGCACATCACCGAAGAGCAGATGGAAGCCATCTCGGCCGGCCTCTGCTGCTGCTGGTAG
- a CDS encoding fatty acid desaturase — translation MEAHSAGASIAAGGRAVEPSVANALPHFAPLLIFPLVVCAAMFGGWWIAGPFAFFMLASPFDRLLGLEERNMDPATTRESQLFLYKLAAWVWAVVWPATFVFALWQMLVGGRLSLWEAGLIAGALVMVAQTVFVVGHELVHRRAPWERRLGEFLLASVSYPHYATEHVYIHHPRVCTPLDPGSAPKGVSFWEYLPQEVLNNIVGAWRFERRRLTRRQLPVWHHTNAFWRYAVQIAFWYGLIFWWGGPWALLLYLVLCGSVVFSMKMSNYVQHYGLRRIRMPNGRFEPVKPRHAWSAAYKFTNWLYYNMQRHADHHTSNRRYPLLQHYGEAASPQLPGSYMEMNGMALFPKRWFETIDPLVDRQRARFYPEIDDWSAYDSRAFAARPDAFDAIAEIHAAAPRLAEWIDRSPALLDTLREREFTDLELPEGFLSDAESEAIARSGLARLYWTYELSLSEMRAQLDDIPVQDAGEAVAAAREWSNGKVFQIAVHTMRGSLSVSEAATALARVGEACIATVLSAVEEDFADRGVPQASGGVAVAVLGPLANGEALPGAELDVRFVYDGGPARYYEALCRRFRKALRAL, via the coding sequence ATGGAAGCACACAGTGCCGGTGCCTCGATAGCTGCGGGCGGGCGGGCCGTCGAGCCCTCCGTCGCGAACGCGCTCCCGCACTTCGCTCCACTTCTCATCTTCCCGCTCGTCGTCTGCGCCGCCATGTTCGGCGGCTGGTGGATCGCGGGTCCGTTCGCCTTCTTCATGCTCGCGAGCCCGTTCGACCGGCTCCTGGGCCTGGAGGAGCGGAACATGGATCCGGCGACGACCCGCGAGAGCCAGTTGTTCCTGTACAAGCTCGCCGCGTGGGTGTGGGCGGTTGTCTGGCCCGCGACCTTCGTCTTCGCGCTCTGGCAGATGCTGGTGGGCGGCCGACTGTCTCTCTGGGAAGCCGGCCTGATCGCCGGCGCACTGGTCATGGTGGCGCAGACCGTGTTCGTCGTGGGCCACGAGCTGGTTCATCGACGCGCGCCGTGGGAACGCCGGCTCGGCGAGTTCCTGCTGGCTTCCGTCTCCTACCCGCACTATGCGACGGAGCACGTCTACATTCACCACCCCCGCGTATGCACGCCTCTGGACCCGGGGTCCGCGCCGAAGGGCGTGAGTTTCTGGGAATACCTGCCGCAGGAAGTGCTGAACAACATTGTGGGAGCCTGGCGGTTTGAACGGCGGCGACTGACGCGCCGTCAGTTGCCGGTGTGGCACCACACGAACGCGTTCTGGCGCTACGCAGTGCAGATCGCGTTCTGGTACGGGCTCATCTTCTGGTGGGGCGGCCCCTGGGCCCTGCTGCTCTACCTTGTCCTGTGCGGCAGTGTGGTCTTCTCGATGAAGATGAGCAACTACGTGCAGCACTACGGGCTGCGGCGCATCCGCATGCCCAACGGCAGGTTCGAGCCGGTCAAGCCGAGGCACGCCTGGAGCGCGGCCTACAAGTTCACCAACTGGCTGTACTACAACATGCAGCGCCACGCCGACCACCACACGTCGAACCGGCGATATCCGCTGTTGCAGCACTACGGCGAAGCCGCCTCTCCGCAGTTGCCGGGCAGCTACATGGAGATGAACGGCATGGCGCTCTTCCCAAAGCGGTGGTTCGAGACCATCGATCCTCTGGTCGACCGTCAGCGAGCCCGGTTCTATCCCGAGATCGACGACTGGAGCGCCTACGACAGCCGAGCGTTCGCGGCGCGCCCCGACGCGTTCGACGCCATCGCGGAGATTCATGCCGCCGCCCCCCGCCTCGCCGAGTGGATAGACCGCTCACCGGCCCTCCTCGACACGCTGCGCGAGCGGGAATTCACGGACCTGGAACTGCCGGAGGGATTCCTGTCGGACGCGGAATCCGAGGCGATCGCCCGGTCCGGGCTGGCGCGCCTCTACTGGACGTACGAACTCAGCCTCTCCGAAATGAGGGCCCAGCTCGACGACATCCCCGTCCAGGACGCCGGTGAGGCGGTCGCGGCGGCGCGGGAGTGGTCGAACGGCAAGGTCTTCCAGATCGCCGTGCACACGATGCGCGGCAGCCTGTCCGTGAGCGAGGCGGCGACGGCACTGGCGCGCGTCGGCGAAGCCTGCATCGCCACCGTCCTGTCCGCGGTCGAGGAGGACTTCGCCGACCGCGGCGTGCCGCAAGCCAGCGGCGGCGTGGCGGTCGCGGTCCTGGGACCGCTGGCCAACGGGGAGGCGCTGCCGGGCGCGGAACTCGATGTCCGGTTCGTGTACGACGGCGGCCCGGCCAGGTACTACGAAGCATTGTGCCGCCGCTTTCGCAAGGCGCTCCGTGCGCTTTAG
- a CDS encoding sulfoxide reductase heme-binding subunit YedZ translates to MVLARARVTSAVIWAICLAPLLWLILRFREDGLGANPIEEFTHWGGTSTLILLLLTLAVTPLRRWAGWNLVRYRRRLGLAAFFYGLTHFMTYVALDQFFAFEYVLEDIAERPYITAGFAAFVLLIPLAVTSTRGWIRRLGRRWQRLHRIVYVAAGLGVLHYLWKVKADTLWPMVAAVVLAVLLAARLKPKRARRRKAQVGR, encoded by the coding sequence GTGGTACTAGCCCGCGCCCGGGTGACCAGCGCGGTCATCTGGGCCATCTGCCTGGCGCCCCTGCTCTGGCTCATCCTCCGCTTCCGCGAGGACGGGCTGGGCGCCAACCCCATCGAGGAGTTCACCCACTGGGGCGGCACCTCGACGCTGATCCTGCTGCTGCTGACGCTGGCCGTGACCCCGCTTCGGCGCTGGGCGGGCTGGAACCTGGTGCGCTACCGGCGGCGGCTCGGGCTGGCGGCGTTCTTCTACGGCCTGACCCACTTCATGACGTACGTCGCCCTCGACCAGTTCTTCGCCTTCGAGTACGTCCTCGAAGACATTGCCGAGCGGCCGTACATCACCGCTGGCTTCGCCGCCTTCGTGCTGCTCATCCCGCTGGCGGTCACGTCGACCCGGGGGTGGATCCGCCGCCTCGGCAGGCGCTGGCAGCGCCTCCACCGCATCGTATACGTGGCCGCCGGACTCGGGGTGCTCCACTACCTCTGGAAGGTGAAGGCGGACACCCTGTGGCCGATGGTGGCCGCGGTGGTGCTGGCGGTGCTGCTGGCGGCGCGTCTCAAGCCGAAGCGGGCGAGGCGCCGGAAGGCCCAGGTCGGGCGATGA
- the msrP gene encoding protein-methionine-sulfoxide reductase catalytic subunit MsrP, whose translation MLIRVKNAGLDVPSSEITPEETYLNRRRFIAAAGAIAGGHLVAPALGGKAGRAYAQGGQDFSDATDELGGEVNTYEDITTYNNFYEFGTDKRDPSRNSGDFKPEPWTVDVNGHCAKPGTYALEDLLAPHTEEDRIYRLRCVEAWSMVIPWRGIPLADVISRLEPTGSANYVQFKTVVRPEEMPGQRRRVIPILPWPYLEGLRMDEAMNPLTLLVTGLYGRSLLNQNGAPLRLMAPWKYGFKNVKSIVEISFVEEMPHNTWNVQTPHEYGFYANVNPEVDHPRWSQARERRIGKLLRQPTLMFNGYGDQVAHMYAGMDLTRWY comes from the coding sequence ATGCTGATTCGCGTGAAGAACGCCGGACTCGACGTCCCGTCCTCGGAGATCACGCCCGAGGAGACCTACCTGAACAGGCGCAGGTTCATCGCGGCCGCCGGCGCGATCGCCGGAGGCCACCTGGTAGCGCCGGCGCTGGGCGGGAAGGCCGGCAGGGCGTACGCCCAGGGCGGACAGGATTTCTCCGATGCCACGGACGAACTCGGCGGCGAGGTCAACACGTACGAGGACATCACCACCTACAACAACTTCTACGAGTTCGGCACCGACAAGCGCGACCCGTCCCGCAACTCCGGCGACTTCAAGCCGGAGCCGTGGACGGTGGATGTGAACGGGCATTGCGCCAAACCGGGCACCTACGCGCTCGAGGACCTGCTCGCCCCCCACACCGAGGAAGACCGCATCTACCGGCTCCGCTGCGTGGAGGCCTGGTCGATGGTGATCCCGTGGCGGGGCATTCCGCTCGCCGACGTGATCTCGCGCCTGGAGCCCACCGGGTCGGCCAACTACGTCCAGTTCAAGACGGTTGTGCGTCCCGAGGAGATGCCGGGGCAGCGCCGCCGCGTCATCCCCATCCTCCCCTGGCCCTACCTGGAAGGGCTGCGCATGGACGAGGCAATGAACCCGCTCACCCTGCTGGTGACGGGGCTCTACGGGCGCAGCCTGCTGAATCAGAACGGGGCGCCGCTACGGCTGATGGCGCCCTGGAAGTACGGGTTCAAGAACGTGAAGAGCATCGTCGAGATCTCCTTCGTGGAAGAGATGCCGCACAACACCTGGAACGTGCAGACGCCGCACGAATACGGCTTCTACGCCAACGTGAACCCCGAGGTGGACCACCCGCGCTGGAGTCAGGCGCGCGAGCGGCGCATCGGCAAGCTCCTGCGGCAGCCGACCCTGATGTTCAACGGGTACGGTGACCAGGTGGCGCACATGTACGCGGGGATGGACCTGACCAGGTGGTACTAG